In Harpia harpyja isolate bHarHar1 chromosome 12, bHarHar1 primary haplotype, whole genome shotgun sequence, a single window of DNA contains:
- the LOC128149546 gene encoding phospholipid scramblase family member 5-like, whose translation MASQESQGQTNPIFKDYLPGSSDLPEQNKPVEPTSLWKQTSHAHNLPPGLEYLSQLDRIIIHQQVDLLEAILGTETSSKYEIKNHLGQRVYFAVEENDCFDRNLCSPIRSFTIRIADNMGREVITVNRPLRCNSCWFPCFLQELEVQSPPGTIAGYVVQNWDPFLPKFTIQNESKEDVLKIIGPYATCGCFEDVDFEVKALNEMSTIGKISKYWSGFVNNVFTNTANFGIQVPVDLDVRIKAVMIGACFLIDLMFFENSLDGL comes from the exons ATGGCCTCTCAAG AATCTCAGGGACAAACCAACCCAATCTTTAAGGATTACCTCCCTGGTTCTTCTGACCTTCCTGAACAGAATAAGCCTGTTGAACCAACAAGTCTCTGGAAGCAAACATCACACGCTCATAACTTGCCACCTGGTCTGGAGTACCTGAGCCAG ctggaCCGGATAATTATTCATCAGCAAGTGGATCTTCTTGAAG CCATACTTGGCACAGAGACCTCCAGCAAATACGAGATAAAAAACCATTTGGGACAAAGAGTTTACTTTGCAGTAGaagaaaatgattgctttgaTCGTAACTTGTGTTCGCCTATAAGGTCTTTCACCATAAGGATTGCTGATAACATGGGCCGAGAAGTGATTACAGTGAACAGACCCTTGAGATGCAACAGCTGCTGGTTCCCCTGCTTCCTGCAAGAG TTAGAAGTTCAGTCCCCACCAGGTACAATAGCTGGCTATGTTGTACAGAACTGGGACCCCTTTCTGCCAAAGTTTACTATACAGAATGAAAGTAAAGAAGATGTACTAAAAATAATTGGCCCATATGCAACCTGTGGCTGTTTTGAAGATGTTGACTTTGAG GTGAAAGCTCTCAATGAGATGTCAACAATTGGCAAAATTTCCAAGTACTGGTCTGGATTTGTAAACAATGTCTTTACCAACACCGCCAACTTTGGGATCCAGGTCCCTGTAGATCTTGATGTGAGAATCAAGGCAGTAATGATTGGTGCTTGTTTCCTCATT GACTTAATGTTCTTTGAAAACTCTTTAGATGGATTATAA